Proteins from a genomic interval of Calorimonas adulescens:
- a CDS encoding L7Ae/L30e/S12e/Gadd45 family ribosomal protein has product MMDRVYNYIGLMYKANKIKIGFKAFKNLSKGGRVFLVVYTSDASNKIKKYIERWSLYNNVPCIEFGTKYFLSKFLGKHKDVAVISIIDYGISVKLKKLIEQSGGEIIGENKGL; this is encoded by the coding sequence ATGATGGATAGGGTATATAATTATATTGGGCTTATGTATAAAGCAAATAAGATTAAAATAGGGTTTAAAGCATTTAAGAATTTAAGCAAAGGCGGCAGGGTATTTTTAGTTGTATATACTTCCGATGCTTCAAATAAGATAAAAAAATATATTGAACGTTGGAGTTTATATAATAATGTCCCGTGCATTGAATTTGGCACTAAGTATTTTTTGAGTAAATTTTTAGGAAAGCATAAAGATGTAGCGGTAATTTCCATTATAGATTATGGAATTTCAGTAAAACTTAAAAAATTAATAGAGCAAAGCGGG